The nucleotide window TCCTCACCGACGTACTCAACGACTCGGACTGCAACACGCCCGAGGGCCTCACTCGCGCGTACTGGAGCGACACCCTCGAGCTGTTTTCCGTACCCTGAACCGCCGATGGCTGAGGCGCGCCCGACGGCACCCTGTCCACGGGAATCGCGACGGACTGGAACCCCGTGCCTCCGTGGTGCCGACGAGCCCATGCCTTGCGGGCCCCACGCGGAGCCTCCGATGATCGGAACGACGCCACTCGAGCGCGCTCTTCGCGCCGTCGATCGGCTGGCCGTGCTCGGCGCTACGTTTTCGAGCGAGCACGACCGTCCTGAACGCGCGCGTCGAGTCGTGAAGCCGAGCGGTTGGGCGTGAAGCTCAGCATCAACCTCCGCAACTGGGGACCGTACAGCACGAGGGAGCTGATCCTCGAATTCGCTCGGGCAGTCGATGAATCCGGGCTGGACACGGTATGGATCAACGAGCGTCTGACCTTTCCCCCCGGCGCCCTCGCCGGTGTTCACCGAGGTCGACGGCGCGATGCGGACCCTCGATCCCTTCGCGACATTGGCTTTCTTGGCCGCGGCCACCCAACGGATCGGGCTGGGCACCGGAGTCTTGAATCTGCCCTTCAGACCGGCCTTGCCCACAGCCAAGTGGCTAGCGACCGTGCAGGACTTGTCCGGCGGGCGGATGCGACTTGGCGTCGGCACCGGCTGGATGGATGAGGAGTTTCGTGCACTGGGTCTGGATTCAAAGCGGCGGGGAAAGATGACGGACGAATCGCTGGAGGTGCTCCATCGGTGCTTCGCGGAGGACGTCGTGGAAGTGAATGGCCAACAGATCCTCTTCCACCCGCGGCCAGCCCGACCTCCCATTTATGTCGGCGGTTGGCCGCCACACGCCCTGCGTCGCGCGGTGCGCTTCGGCGACGGCTGGATTCCCGCCGGTATGGAGCCCGAGGCCCTGCGTAGTGCGATCGCCGAGCTGCATGAACTTTGGCAAGCGGCCGGGCGGACATCGCCCGAAGTGGTCGCCATGAAGACACTTCCGCTCGAGGATCTCCCGCGCGCCGTAGACTACGCGCTCGCGTTCCGTGATGTGGGCGTCACCCACCTGGTTCACACGCAGGAGCACAAAGGGGGAGCGGAGTACCGCCGAACGATCGCGCTCCTCGAAGAACGTATCCGTCCGGCCCTGGGCTGAGCTCACGTAACCACATCAGGAGCCGAGATTCACGGAGGCGCCGTCATGGACCGACAAGCGACGAGCCGGATACAGCCGACAACCGTCGTCTGGCCGGACACCATCGACGAGATCTTGGCCGGCGACTGTGTCGTGATGCTCGCCTATGTAACGCATGAGCAACACGATCATCGCCAACAACGTCGATGCGGGCGGCGAGGCGCCGGACTGCACGGGCCAGATCAGCTCCCAGGGCTACAATCTGGTCCAGAACCCGGCCGGCTGCGCACTGATCGGTGGCCCGGGCGACATCACGGGCGAGGACCCGAAGCTGGGGCCCCTCGCGAACAACGGCGGCCCGACCCAGACGCGCGCGCTGCTTCGCGGCAGTCCGGCCATCGATGCTGGGAATCCAGCGCCGCCGGGCAGCGGGGGCGCCGCGTGTGAAGCGAGGGACCAGCGCGGCGTCGACCGGCCGCAGGACGGCGACGGAGACGGCGTCGCCACGTGCGACATCGGGGCGTTCGAGCGCGGGTCCCGCCCGGCGAGGTGACCGGCGCGCTCGCGCCTCTGGCAGATTGCTACACGGTTTCTGGCGCCTCCCGGTCAGGGACCGCCTCGCGACAGCGAGGCCCTCGAAGGGAGGATATCCGAATGAGACACGAACGATGTTTGGCGGCATTCCTCGGCGTCCTGCTGTGGGGCGCGACAGGTCGTGCGGACATCACCATGACGACGCCCTACGACTACGACCATCCGCCGAAGCCGGGGACGGAGCGAGGCACCTACATGGCGGCGGCCACGGGGTCGTTCGGCCCCGATTGCCTCTTCACCTTCATCGGGACGGCCAAGTACCTGCCCAACCCCGACGGGTCCGGCGGCAAGCATTGCACCAAGGGCAACGTCGAGCTGAGCGGGAGCGGCCCCGGCTGCGCGTTCAAGCCCTACGAGACCATGCCGGTGGTCACCGAGGCTGACTACACCTACAACGGCGACGGCACCTTGTGTGAGCGCGTCAGATTCGTCGGCGGACCGCTCGCTGGGACGGAGTTCCCCTTCCACACCTACGTCGACCCGAATGGCAGGTGGGTGTTCCCCACGACGCAAGACATCGCGTACCCCTGCCCCAACGCGGCTTCCAACATCACGGGGATCAACAGCCAAGGACCCGGCTTCAAGATCGGGGC belongs to Deltaproteobacteria bacterium and includes:
- a CDS encoding TIGR03619 family F420-dependent LLM class oxidoreductase — translated: MFTEVDGAMRTLDPFATLAFLAAATQRIGLGTGVLNLPFRPALPTAKWLATVQDLSGGRMRLGVGTGWMDEEFRALGLDSKRRGKMTDESLEVLHRCFAEDVVEVNGQQILFHPRPARPPIYVGGWPPHALRRAVRFGDGWIPAGMEPEALRSAIAELHELWQAAGRTSPEVVAMKTLPLEDLPRAVDYALAFRDVGVTHLVHTQEHKGGAEYRRTIALLEERIRPALG